One Tunturibacter gelidoferens genomic region harbors:
- a CDS encoding TonB-dependent receptor encodes MTFGIDYRKFGSRLLVCTLSALIVGVGLSKPAAGQVSGATLSGEISDNSGAIVPGALVTAQNISNGSSRSAKTNDAGFYVIPNLLPGSYTVKVEATGFSTVLQEGLTLTVGAQQTYDGKLLPGKVSQTVIVTTIPPSIQSSSSGLNATVDSRTVRELPLNGRDWTSLATLEPGVVSIPNQATTGFSANKGNRGFGNQLSDGGHRANENTYRVNGMVTNDYSNAAPGGATGVNLGVDAIGEFSVLTANYTAEYGRTSGAVINAITKSGTNAVHGTAYFFDRDSIFDARNYFDGPQIPSFRRLQFGGSAGAPIYKDHSFIFVDYEGIRQSQSNSGTIHVPDAASRALAVPAIVPYLALWPVAPTSAPDINGIQSLNVSTPTHASENYVITRFDQKISNRDNLDATYFFDSGPQTQADPLNNAVHGVFSRRQLYTAEETHVFSPSFANTLRGGVSRIIGKINTPISGNAVATDAALAIAPGSKAPPQLPVAGLTTAYGLNGFNKFNHAWTSGQIYDDAFLTKGTHSIKLGFAFERMRYNVLEQLSPNGRMNTYSSLGKFLSNQADQLNALAPGGSTEVGLRESLFAGYVQDDWTVTKNFTLNLGLRYEATTKPTDSNTVPGYTVNGYTVAAAGFQEITTLVNCGASSTACGPVGVNSPISSNPTTKDFEPRVGFSWDPFSAGKTAVRGAFGMFDVLPLPYEFGLNTAATAPFQIIGTDPNATLGTGVIDGNVNFNRQKIRNRYIDIHPKRAAVYNWNVNIQQDLGQGFMMTLGYVGSRSLHLSAAADDINLVQGTVVSGVGLVFPCDPSSLSAGSTCANTQTGTRVDPNWGGGAGIRPVLFDGAASYEGLQSQLKKTADHGIQGQLSYTWSKCRDLSSAPVTGDTYLNSIAVPLLFNKQARIGACDFDIRQVLTGNFIWEIPAPNFSSSFANFAAHGWEVGSIVTAETGAPFTVTVGGGNDPLGTGFNGDYSMDFADVLPGCKPTGGKGLNYINTNCFTPPTAPLSLGVATAANPLGCAPNSFLNYSGPAAPAGRQFCSNVVGNSGRNSFYGPHLTTVDFSLFKNTKVPRISDTFNVQFRAEFFNILNHTNYLSPGFLNSFGQNNSAYDFDGTSLPTALNQTSSSSRQIQLGAKFVF; translated from the coding sequence ATGACGTTTGGAATCGACTACAGAAAGTTTGGGTCGCGTTTGTTGGTGTGCACCTTGAGTGCACTTATCGTCGGTGTCGGTCTTTCGAAACCGGCAGCGGGGCAGGTATCGGGTGCGACACTTTCGGGGGAGATCTCTGACAACTCGGGCGCAATAGTACCGGGAGCGCTGGTCACCGCTCAAAATATTTCGAACGGTTCAAGCCGATCCGCCAAGACCAACGACGCGGGGTTTTACGTCATTCCAAATCTTCTTCCGGGGAGCTATACCGTCAAGGTAGAGGCGACCGGGTTTAGCACAGTGCTGCAAGAGGGTCTGACTCTCACTGTGGGTGCGCAACAGACCTATGATGGGAAGCTGCTGCCCGGCAAAGTCTCTCAAACTGTGATCGTGACTACGATTCCGCCTTCTATTCAATCCTCGTCGTCTGGTCTGAACGCAACGGTAGATTCAAGGACAGTTCGAGAGTTGCCGTTGAACGGTCGAGACTGGACCTCGCTGGCGACACTTGAACCAGGAGTTGTGAGTATTCCCAACCAGGCGACTACCGGCTTTAGCGCCAACAAGGGAAATCGTGGCTTTGGCAACCAATTGAGTGACGGTGGTCATCGTGCAAACGAAAATACCTACCGGGTGAACGGTATGGTCACCAATGACTACTCAAATGCAGCACCCGGCGGCGCAACGGGGGTCAATCTGGGAGTTGACGCAATCGGTGAATTCTCTGTGCTGACCGCCAACTACACGGCGGAGTATGGACGGACTTCCGGCGCAGTTATCAACGCGATCACCAAGTCGGGTACGAACGCAGTTCATGGGACTGCTTACTTCTTCGATCGCGACAGCATCTTCGATGCCCGCAACTACTTTGACGGTCCACAGATCCCCTCGTTCCGCCGGCTTCAGTTTGGTGGTTCCGCGGGAGCGCCGATCTACAAGGACCACTCTTTCATCTTCGTGGACTACGAAGGTATTCGGCAGAGTCAGTCGAACTCCGGTACTATCCACGTTCCGGACGCCGCCTCGAGAGCCCTCGCGGTGCCTGCGATCGTTCCCTATCTTGCTTTGTGGCCGGTGGCCCCCACGAGCGCGCCTGACATAAACGGAATTCAATCCCTCAACGTGTCCACACCTACCCACGCGTCAGAAAACTACGTCATCACCCGCTTTGATCAAAAGATCTCGAATCGGGACAATCTTGACGCGACCTACTTCTTCGATTCCGGGCCGCAGACCCAGGCCGATCCACTTAATAATGCAGTCCACGGCGTCTTCTCTCGCAGACAGCTCTATACGGCGGAAGAGACCCACGTCTTTAGTCCTTCGTTCGCAAACACTTTGCGAGGCGGTGTTAGCCGAATCATCGGCAAGATCAACACACCTATCTCTGGCAACGCTGTAGCAACTGATGCGGCCCTTGCGATTGCGCCGGGTTCCAAAGCGCCACCGCAGCTGCCGGTCGCCGGCCTTACGACGGCTTATGGGCTCAATGGATTTAATAAGTTCAACCATGCGTGGACCTCAGGTCAGATCTATGATGACGCCTTCCTGACGAAGGGCACCCACTCGATCAAGCTCGGCTTCGCCTTTGAGCGGATGCGATACAACGTTCTCGAGCAACTCAGTCCAAACGGAAGAATGAACACTTACTCCAGCCTCGGGAAGTTTTTGAGCAATCAAGCCGATCAGCTAAACGCGCTTGCTCCGGGAGGGTCCACCGAGGTGGGGCTGCGTGAGAGTCTCTTCGCTGGCTATGTTCAGGACGACTGGACCGTGACTAAGAACTTCACTCTGAACCTGGGACTACGGTACGAAGCGACGACCAAACCAACCGATTCGAATACGGTTCCGGGTTATACGGTCAATGGTTATACCGTTGCAGCCGCGGGCTTCCAGGAGATCACAACACTGGTCAACTGCGGAGCCAGCAGTACAGCATGTGGTCCGGTCGGTGTGAACAGTCCAATCTCCTCCAATCCCACGACCAAAGACTTCGAGCCGCGAGTTGGATTCTCCTGGGATCCTTTTAGCGCCGGGAAGACGGCGGTGCGCGGAGCGTTCGGAATGTTTGACGTGCTGCCCCTGCCTTATGAGTTTGGATTGAATACAGCGGCGACTGCTCCGTTCCAAATTATTGGCACGGATCCTAATGCGACTCTGGGAACGGGCGTCATCGACGGCAATGTTAACTTCAACCGTCAGAAGATTCGGAATCGTTACATCGACATCCATCCGAAGCGCGCAGCCGTTTACAACTGGAATGTAAATATCCAGCAGGACCTGGGACAGGGTTTCATGATGACCCTCGGCTATGTAGGCTCTCGTTCCCTCCACCTGTCGGCAGCAGCTGACGATATCAATCTCGTGCAAGGGACCGTGGTGAGTGGAGTCGGTCTCGTCTTTCCATGTGACCCATCTTCGCTCAGCGCAGGAAGCACATGTGCGAACACACAGACTGGGACACGAGTCGATCCCAATTGGGGCGGCGGGGCCGGCATTCGTCCTGTGTTGTTCGATGGGGCGGCCAGTTATGAGGGACTGCAATCCCAACTGAAGAAGACGGCGGATCACGGCATTCAAGGGCAACTCTCATACACCTGGAGCAAGTGCCGCGATCTTAGTTCAGCTCCAGTCACGGGCGACACCTATTTGAATTCGATCGCTGTTCCGCTTCTGTTCAACAAGCAGGCCAGGATTGGGGCTTGTGACTTCGATATCAGACAGGTCCTGACCGGTAACTTCATCTGGGAGATTCCGGCACCGAACTTCTCTTCTTCGTTTGCAAACTTCGCGGCCCACGGATGGGAGGTTGGGAGCATCGTCACCGCAGAGACGGGCGCTCCTTTTACGGTGACGGTGGGAGGAGGAAATGATCCTCTCGGCACGGGGTTCAACGGTGACTACTCCATGGACTTTGCAGATGTACTTCCTGGTTGCAAACCCACAGGCGGTAAGGGATTGAACTACATCAATACCAATTGCTTCACGCCACCGACGGCGCCGTTGTCTCTTGGAGTTGCAACTGCGGCGAACCCTCTGGGATGCGCGCCTAACTCTTTTCTCAACTACTCAGGACCTGCAGCTCCTGCGGGGCGCCAGTTCTGCTCGAACGTTGTCGGAAACTCCGGACGTAACAGTTTCTATGGTCCACATCTCACGACTGTAGATTTTTCTCTCTTCAAAAACACAAAAGTGCCGCGAATATCGGACACCTTCAATGTGCAGTTCCGGGCGGAGTTCTTCAATATTCTCAACCACACCAACTACCTCTCTCCTGGGTTCCTGAACAGCTTCGGTCAAAATAATTCTGCCTATGATTTCGATGGGACTTCCCTCCCCACGGCACTCAACCAAACCTCCTCGTCATCTCGACAGATCCAACTTGGAGCGAAGTTTGTCTTCTAG
- a CDS encoding winged helix-turn-helix domain-containing protein — protein MISEQVETHFRIVRFGLFEVDLEACELRKKGVRIKLQDQPLHILRVLIERPGEIVSREELRHRLWQPDTFVDFDHSLNTAMMRLREVLGDSSENPRFIETVPRKGYRFVAPVHQIRPETPADFAGTQEVNQATLPPATESKDLDQSTGDVAAAPTTWTKKSYQISLFPALAIVVILVLLTAIVSSIFFRLRPDSIFAYAPSKPITSLVVLPMENLSGDKSQEYFADGMTDELIASLARISSIRVLSRTTAMEYKDSHESLGKIARDLGVDAVVEGTVLRSGDRVRITAELIQVSTDRHLWADTYESPLDDVLTLQNRVASAIVEQIRIQLTSQDKTRLASRRLVKPDAYEDFLKGLFYWNKRSREDLLKAIDYFQLAIVKDPQYALAYAGLADCYGILGAAIVGTVPTIEVAPKAEAAAMKAVELDDSLAETQTALATVQFNYKWDWKAAERGFRRAIELNPNYATAHQRYSLYLTAMGRRSESLLEMERARSLDPLSVSMNFSLGWRLYMAREYDRAIVQLNDAIEMDPTFVLPHIVLGQAYEQKEDYAKAIAELEKTAIMSHQSPPVIAALGHVYAVAGRINEAHKILEELQSESQTGYVSPFYVALVYAGLKDESRTMEWLEKAYADRSNSMVFANVDPRLDNLRSDPKFQHLLERMKFAL, from the coding sequence ATGATCTCGGAGCAAGTCGAAACACATTTCCGCATCGTCCGATTCGGCCTATTTGAGGTCGATCTCGAAGCGTGTGAGCTTCGAAAGAAGGGTGTGCGCATTAAGCTCCAGGATCAGCCGCTACATATTTTAAGAGTGCTCATTGAACGTCCAGGCGAGATCGTAAGCCGGGAAGAATTACGGCATCGACTCTGGCAGCCGGACACCTTTGTTGACTTCGACCACAGTCTGAATACCGCCATGATGCGACTCAGGGAGGTTCTCGGTGATTCATCTGAGAATCCCAGATTTATCGAGACCGTCCCGCGCAAGGGCTACAGATTTGTCGCCCCGGTTCACCAGATCAGACCCGAAACACCAGCAGACTTCGCAGGAACTCAGGAAGTGAATCAGGCTACTCTTCCGCCTGCGACGGAATCGAAAGACCTCGATCAGAGCACGGGTGACGTGGCCGCTGCTCCTACAACTTGGACCAAAAAAAGTTATCAGATCTCGCTGTTTCCTGCGTTGGCGATCGTTGTAATTCTGGTTCTATTGACCGCGATCGTGTCGTCAATTTTCTTCAGACTCCGACCCGACAGCATATTTGCGTACGCCCCATCGAAGCCCATCACGTCTCTGGTCGTACTGCCAATGGAAAATCTCTCAGGCGACAAGAGCCAGGAGTACTTCGCCGATGGCATGACCGACGAACTCATCGCAAGCCTCGCGAGAATTAGTTCAATTCGAGTGCTCTCTCGCACCACGGCCATGGAGTACAAAGACTCGCATGAGTCACTCGGGAAAATCGCCCGTGACCTTGGAGTGGACGCAGTCGTCGAAGGTACGGTCCTTCGCTCCGGGGATCGTGTAAGGATCACCGCAGAGCTGATCCAAGTCTCCACCGACAGGCATCTCTGGGCCGATACCTACGAGAGTCCGCTCGATGACGTCCTCACCTTGCAAAACCGGGTAGCCTCCGCAATTGTTGAACAGATCCGCATCCAGCTGACGTCCCAGGATAAAACCCGCCTGGCCAGCAGGCGTCTCGTCAAGCCCGACGCGTACGAAGACTTCCTAAAAGGGTTGTTCTACTGGAACAAGCGTTCCAGGGAAGACCTCCTCAAAGCCATCGACTACTTTCAATTGGCTATTGTGAAAGACCCGCAATACGCCTTGGCATATGCTGGTCTGGCAGACTGCTACGGCATTCTCGGAGCAGCTATCGTAGGCACTGTTCCCACGATTGAAGTCGCCCCGAAGGCCGAAGCCGCTGCCATGAAGGCGGTCGAACTGGATGACTCTCTCGCCGAGACGCAGACCGCCTTGGCGACGGTCCAGTTCAACTACAAGTGGGACTGGAAAGCCGCCGAAAGAGGGTTCCGAAGGGCCATCGAGCTGAACCCCAACTACGCGACCGCCCATCAGCGATACTCCCTCTACTTGACCGCAATGGGACGTCGAAGCGAAAGCCTGCTGGAGATGGAGCGCGCTCGGTCACTTGACCCGCTCTCCGTCAGTATGAACTTCAGTCTCGGATGGCGGCTCTACATGGCTCGCGAGTACGACCGCGCCATCGTGCAGCTGAACGATGCAATCGAAATGGATCCAACCTTCGTACTTCCTCATATCGTGCTTGGACAAGCCTACGAGCAGAAGGAAGACTACGCGAAGGCGATCGCCGAGCTGGAGAAGACGGCAATCATGTCGCACCAGAGCCCCCCTGTCATCGCAGCTCTCGGACACGTCTACGCCGTTGCAGGGAGAATCAATGAAGCCCATAAGATTCTCGAAGAGCTTCAGTCGGAGTCGCAAACTGGCTACGTCTCTCCTTTTTATGTTGCCCTTGTCTACGCGGGCTTGAAAGACGAGAGCCGCACCATGGAGTGGCTCGAGAAAGCCTACGCCGATCGCTCCAACAGTATGGTCTTCGCTAACGTAGATCCTCGACTCGACAACCTGCGAAGCGACCCGAAGTTTCAACACCTTCTCGAACGAATGAAGTTTGCCCTTTAG
- a CDS encoding ABC transporter permease yields the protein MSLVRRITNLFSRSRVDREIDAELQSHLDLRIDDNLAAGMTAVEARRDALVRFGNPTATRERVASADVALGLESIWSDVRYSARQLRRSPGFALTAVLTLAFAIGANAVVFGILNGLILRPLNVPQAESLYGSEYGDGAGWQSYPNYVDLRDRNHSFEGLAAFNFAFVAVQTGKDLSVSTGFATSGNYFDVLRIQPYLGRVFHGSDEHGPDSAPYVVLSYSYWHSRFQDDRGVIGRVVRLNQHPFTIIGVAPQGFQGTLLFISPDFFVPIVNQAQLAADFDLNARANNAGIFEVLGHLKPGVTPAQAVADMNSVGAYLQKTYPKESVHKSSTLSRTGLTSFRRPAKGFIAGLMLLSGLILLAACANLGSLFAAHAADHSREVALRLALGSSRRRILQQLFTEAMIISLVGGAAGLLGSAFLLRRLSTWQPFSDAPIHLPVTPDATVYAVAVALAVVSGLLFAIVPVRQVLRANPYEIVKAGSNVRLGRKVTVRDMLLVVQIAICAVLVTSSMVALRGLVRTLHSNLGFDRNTMLVGANLAMAGYSVDRATAMQRRMIDAIETIPGVERAGLVNNYAPLIYGAGTRANVFKDATTELSQSNVAAMPYRYDISPGYFEAAGTSLLAGRSFRWNDDMNAPAVVVVNREFAGKMFGSVTSAVGRYYKLQDGTRVQIVGVVEDGKYLSVTEEQEPAMFLPSLRTPSSAGYIAVRSRRDTQELAGAIRSKVRELDAGLPVDTNTWNSMLSVVMFPSRVATLSLGVLGMMGALLSITGIFGMAAYSVSKRLREFGIRVALGARRMQVLRAALGRAVKLLACGSAVGLIFGVLASRVLAFIVYQATPRDPLVLAGVVLAMAMLGLVATWIPAQRALSVDPMRLLREE from the coding sequence ATGTCGCTGGTTCGGCGTATCACGAATCTTTTCTCCCGCTCGCGCGTAGACCGTGAGATCGACGCCGAGCTTCAGTCGCACCTTGACCTGCGGATAGACGACAACCTCGCTGCAGGCATGACCGCCGTTGAGGCGCGACGCGACGCTCTGGTCCGGTTCGGCAACCCCACCGCGACAAGAGAGCGTGTTGCCTCGGCTGACGTGGCGCTCGGCCTCGAGAGCATATGGTCCGATGTTCGCTACTCGGCTCGGCAGTTGCGCCGCTCTCCGGGGTTCGCGCTTACAGCGGTGCTGACCCTGGCGTTTGCCATCGGCGCGAACGCAGTGGTCTTCGGGATATTGAATGGACTTATTCTGCGCCCGCTGAATGTTCCACAAGCCGAGAGTCTGTATGGAAGCGAGTACGGGGACGGTGCAGGATGGCAGTCGTATCCCAACTACGTCGATCTGCGAGATCGCAATCACAGCTTCGAGGGGCTGGCAGCGTTTAATTTCGCCTTTGTGGCGGTGCAGACGGGCAAGGACCTCTCCGTATCTACTGGCTTTGCCACGAGTGGGAACTACTTCGACGTGTTGAGGATTCAACCTTATCTTGGCCGCGTCTTTCATGGCTCTGATGAACACGGCCCGGATAGCGCGCCCTATGTTGTGCTCAGCTATTCGTATTGGCACAGCCGTTTTCAGGATGATCGTGGTGTGATCGGCCGTGTCGTTCGGCTGAACCAACATCCTTTCACCATCATCGGTGTAGCACCGCAGGGATTTCAGGGCACGCTGCTGTTTATCTCTCCGGACTTCTTTGTGCCGATCGTTAACCAGGCGCAGCTGGCCGCTGACTTCGACCTGAATGCGCGTGCGAACAACGCAGGAATCTTCGAGGTCCTGGGGCATCTGAAGCCGGGTGTGACTCCCGCTCAGGCTGTCGCAGATATGAACTCCGTGGGTGCGTATTTGCAGAAGACCTATCCTAAAGAGTCGGTGCATAAGAGTTCTACGTTGTCGCGTACGGGACTGACTTCGTTTCGCCGTCCAGCGAAGGGGTTCATTGCGGGATTGATGCTGCTCTCCGGATTGATTTTGCTGGCTGCATGCGCCAACCTGGGCAGCCTGTTTGCGGCTCATGCTGCGGACCACTCCCGCGAGGTTGCACTGCGGCTGGCACTTGGCTCGAGTCGTAGACGCATCCTGCAGCAGCTATTCACCGAAGCGATGATTATCTCTTTGGTTGGAGGCGCTGCTGGACTGCTGGGCAGCGCGTTTCTGTTGCGACGGTTGAGCACGTGGCAGCCGTTTTCGGACGCGCCGATTCATCTGCCTGTGACGCCGGACGCGACGGTCTACGCGGTGGCTGTGGCTTTGGCTGTAGTGAGCGGACTGCTGTTCGCCATCGTTCCCGTGCGGCAGGTGCTTCGAGCGAATCCGTATGAGATCGTCAAGGCGGGATCGAACGTTCGTCTTGGGCGGAAGGTGACTGTTCGCGACATGTTACTTGTCGTTCAGATTGCGATCTGCGCGGTGCTCGTCACCTCTTCGATGGTGGCGCTGCGTGGACTGGTGCGTACGTTGCACAGCAACTTAGGCTTTGATCGAAACACGATGCTGGTCGGTGCGAACCTGGCGATGGCTGGCTATAGCGTTGACAGAGCGACTGCTATGCAGAGACGAATGATCGATGCGATCGAGACGATCCCTGGCGTCGAGCGCGCTGGATTGGTCAATAACTACGCACCACTGATCTATGGCGCTGGTACCAGGGCTAATGTCTTCAAAGATGCAACTACGGAGCTGAGTCAATCGAATGTTGCAGCGATGCCCTACCGGTACGACATCTCTCCCGGATACTTCGAGGCAGCCGGAACGAGTTTGTTGGCGGGGAGGAGCTTCCGATGGAACGACGACATGAATGCCCCTGCCGTTGTGGTGGTGAACAGAGAGTTTGCGGGCAAGATGTTTGGATCGGTAACGAGCGCGGTTGGGAGGTATTACAAGCTGCAGGATGGAACGCGGGTTCAGATTGTGGGGGTTGTGGAAGACGGGAAGTACTTGAGCGTTACGGAAGAGCAAGAGCCGGCGATGTTTCTTCCTTCCCTGCGAACGCCGTCGAGTGCGGGTTATATTGCGGTGCGTTCGCGGCGCGATACTCAGGAGCTTGCCGGGGCCATCAGGAGTAAAGTGCGCGAGCTGGATGCGGGTTTGCCGGTCGACACCAATACGTGGAACAGCATGTTGTCGGTGGTGATGTTTCCGTCGCGGGTCGCAACGTTGTCGCTGGGTGTGCTGGGCATGATGGGTGCGCTGCTGTCGATCACGGGGATCTTTGGGATGGCGGCTTACTCGGTGAGCAAACGGCTGCGGGAGTTCGGAATTCGCGTTGCGCTCGGCGCTCGGCGGATGCAGGTACTGCGGGCGGCGCTGGGACGCGCAGTCAAGTTGCTGGCGTGCGGGTCGGCAGTGGGACTGATCTTCGGAGTTCTGGCGAGCCGGGTGTTGGCCTTCATCGTGTATCAGGCGACTCCGCGCGATCCTCTGGTGTTGGCTGGGGTTGTGCTGGCGATGGCGATGCTGGGACTGGTGGCGACGTGGATTCCAGCACAACGTGCGCTGTCGGTGGATCCGATGAGACTGCTGCGTGAGGAGTGA
- a CDS encoding TonB-dependent receptor: MSPRHLLALLLLALSCSSFAQTVLSVRGSILDPTGAAIPGATVRLETTAGVLASQSESDAKGNFTLNNLSPGNYSLIVPTYSGFAAYTAPLHLTTSIANVKITLFTQSINQEVNVDDTNQSLSTDSSANKDTVTVSGDDLRKIPVFDQDIVATLTPFLDSSAGSSGGTTIIVDGVEMKSVGVSASAIQEVRINNDPYSAEFTRPGRGRIEITTKPGSPIFHGEANFIFRDAIFNAKNYFSPVRPPETRRIYEGHIGGPVGRDGHTSFIASASYRQQDTASVVNAIGPNGVISENVLTPNRNSQYSMRVTHDFSPNHRLSVGYNYEGSTSTNAGVGGITLPEAGYNLNSREDDAIFNDRLILTPNLINQLLVTFEKDEDVTKSVTDAQSIQVSGSFIGGGAQADIARTENTIHVNEILTWSHGKHYLRIGVQLPQFSRRAVDDHTNRLGTVKFASLTNYAANTPYVFTAQQGSGRALYWINELGSFVQDQIKLTPHLQASLGLRYDWQTFLPDNNNFSPRISLAYAPGKGKTIFRTGTGFFYDRTGGDFPATVKLHNGVVLHSIQIQNPTFPIPPSFDFNNIPTNLARFDAHVRTPYAMQYSVGVERQIHKTITVTAAYRGQVGVKSFRSRDANAPILPPDPILSANYPRPNLNYGQIQQIESGGRNLLNALDLSFRGQAGRWFSGQAQYTFSRFANNTGGINAFPQNQYNPNNEWGRADQDRRQRFNLIGTINPDHWLSLGVIATLYTGTPYTETTGNDDFHTGLGNARPAGVGRNTLEAGGVASLDLLYDHDLRLTRETGDKAKFLSAGVSAFNVLNHTNFTSYIGSLNSSLFEHPTAALAGRQLQFSIGYRF; this comes from the coding sequence ATGTCACCGCGTCACTTGTTAGCTCTTCTGTTGCTCGCTCTGTCCTGCTCTTCTTTCGCGCAGACTGTGCTGTCTGTCCGCGGCTCCATCCTCGATCCCACGGGCGCAGCCATCCCTGGCGCCACCGTTCGACTCGAAACCACTGCCGGCGTTCTCGCCTCCCAATCCGAATCCGACGCTAAGGGAAACTTCACCCTCAACAACCTCTCCCCTGGCAACTATTCGCTGATTGTCCCTACCTACTCAGGCTTCGCCGCCTACACCGCCCCGCTCCACCTCACCACCAGCATCGCCAACGTAAAGATCACCCTCTTCACCCAGTCCATCAATCAGGAGGTCAACGTCGATGACACCAACCAGTCCCTCTCCACCGACTCCTCCGCCAACAAAGACACCGTCACAGTCTCCGGCGACGACCTCCGCAAAATCCCCGTCTTCGATCAGGACATCGTCGCCACCCTCACTCCCTTCCTCGACTCCTCCGCAGGTTCCTCTGGCGGCACCACCATCATCGTCGACGGCGTCGAGATGAAGTCCGTCGGCGTCTCTGCCTCCGCCATCCAGGAGGTCCGCATCAACAACGATCCCTACTCCGCAGAGTTCACCCGCCCCGGTCGCGGTCGTATCGAGATCACCACCAAGCCCGGCTCCCCTATCTTCCACGGCGAGGCCAACTTCATCTTTCGCGACGCCATCTTCAACGCCAAAAATTACTTCTCGCCTGTTCGCCCACCGGAGACCCGCCGCATCTACGAAGGTCACATCGGCGGTCCCGTCGGACGTGACGGACACACCAGCTTCATCGCCTCCGCATCCTACCGCCAGCAGGACACCGCCTCCGTCGTCAACGCGATCGGCCCCAATGGCGTCATCAGCGAGAACGTCCTCACCCCCAACCGCAACTCGCAGTACTCCATGCGCGTCACTCACGACTTCTCTCCCAACCATCGCCTCTCCGTCGGCTACAACTACGAGGGCTCCACCAGCACGAACGCAGGAGTCGGCGGCATCACCCTCCCTGAAGCAGGCTACAACCTCAACTCCCGCGAGGACGACGCCATCTTCAACGACCGCCTCATCCTTACCCCCAATCTCATCAACCAACTCCTCGTCACCTTCGAGAAGGATGAGGACGTCACCAAATCCGTCACCGACGCCCAATCAATCCAGGTCAGCGGCTCCTTCATCGGCGGCGGCGCTCAGGCCGACATCGCACGCACCGAAAACACCATCCACGTCAACGAAATCCTCACCTGGAGCCACGGAAAGCACTACCTGCGCATCGGCGTTCAACTGCCACAGTTCAGTCGCCGTGCCGTCGACGACCACACCAATCGTCTCGGCACCGTCAAATTTGCCTCTCTCACTAACTACGCCGCAAACACGCCCTACGTCTTCACCGCGCAGCAAGGCAGCGGACGCGCCCTCTACTGGATCAATGAGTTGGGCTCCTTCGTCCAGGACCAGATCAAGCTCACCCCTCATCTCCAGGCTTCTCTCGGTCTGCGTTACGACTGGCAGACCTTCCTGCCCGACAACAATAACTTCTCCCCGCGCATCTCGCTCGCCTACGCCCCAGGCAAAGGCAAGACCATCTTCCGCACCGGCACCGGCTTCTTCTACGACCGCACCGGCGGCGACTTTCCCGCCACTGTCAAGCTCCACAACGGCGTCGTCCTCCACTCCATCCAGATCCAGAATCCTACCTTCCCTATCCCACCAAGCTTCGACTTCAACAACATCCCCACCAATCTCGCCCGTTTCGACGCCCACGTCCGCACACCCTACGCCATGCAATACAGCGTCGGCGTCGAACGCCAGATCCACAAGACCATCACCGTTACCGCAGCCTATCGCGGTCAGGTCGGAGTAAAGTCCTTCCGCTCCCGCGACGCCAACGCCCCCATCCTGCCACCCGACCCGATTCTCTCCGCCAACTACCCGCGCCCCAATCTCAACTATGGCCAGATTCAACAGATCGAATCCGGCGGTCGCAATCTACTCAACGCCCTAGACCTCTCCTTCCGCGGCCAGGCCGGACGCTGGTTCTCCGGTCAGGCCCAGTACACCTTCTCCCGCTTCGCCAACAACACCGGCGGCATCAACGCCTTCCCCCAGAATCAATACAACCCCAACAACGAGTGGGGTCGCGCCGATCAGGACCGCCGCCAGCGCTTCAATCTCATCGGCACCATCAACCCCGATCACTGGCTTTCGCTCGGCGTCATCGCCACCCTCTACACCGGCACGCCCTACACCGAGACCACCGGCAATGATGACTTTCACACCGGCCTCGGCAACGCCCGCCCCGCCGGCGTCGGACGCAACACCCTCGAGGCCGGCGGCGTCGCCTCGCTAGACCTCCTCTATGATCACGACCTCCGTCTCACCAGGGAGACAGGCGACAAAGCCAAGTTCCTCTCCGCCGGAGTCTCCGCCTTCAACGTCCTCAACCACACCAACTTCACCAGCTACATCGGCTCTCTCAACTCGTCTCTCTTCGAGCATCCCACCGCCGCCCTCGCAGGTCGTCAGCTGCAGTTCTCCATCGGCTACCGCTTCTAG